The proteins below come from a single Caenibius sp. WL genomic window:
- a CDS encoding ATP-binding protein — MTDQGDPLARIADALERLSPPPVATDWMAYPAYVWNGRSARGVNVLEAPALSLLQGIDKQKALVVANVDRLSAGHAAHDMLLWGSRGMGKSALIRGSILAAQQMRPGSIALVQIATDAMEGLSDLFAELGRQNRNFLTYIDDLGFADSDSIGPRHLRSWLEGGVEARPANVRLAVTANRRAIVPRNMSEQDDPINPRDAVDDKLALADRFGLSIGFHACDQDNYLAIIRGYLEQMGLPWEESEALEWAKRRGARSGRTAWQFVTEIAGRAGHTL; from the coding sequence ATGACTGATCAGGGCGATCCGCTGGCCCGTATTGCCGACGCGCTCGAACGGCTTTCCCCGCCGCCTGTGGCGACCGACTGGATGGCTTATCCGGCTTACGTCTGGAACGGGCGTTCCGCGCGGGGGGTAAACGTGCTGGAGGCCCCCGCCCTGTCGTTGCTGCAGGGGATCGACAAGCAGAAGGCGCTGGTCGTCGCCAATGTCGACCGGCTTTCCGCCGGGCACGCCGCGCACGACATGCTGCTGTGGGGATCGCGCGGCATGGGCAAATCGGCGCTGATCCGCGGCAGCATCCTGGCCGCACAGCAGATGCGCCCCGGCAGCATCGCGCTGGTGCAGATCGCCACCGATGCGATGGAGGGGCTGTCGGACCTGTTCGCCGAACTCGGCCGCCAGAACCGCAATTTCCTCACCTATATCGACGATCTCGGCTTTGCCGACAGCGATTCCATCGGCCCGCGCCATCTGCGCAGCTGGCTGGAAGGCGGTGTGGAAGCGCGGCCCGCCAATGTGCGGCTCGCCGTGACCGCCAACCGCCGGGCCATCGTCCCGCGCAATATGAGCGAGCAGGACGACCCGATCAATCCGCGCGACGCTGTGGACGACAAGCTTGCCCTTGCCGACCGCTTCGGCCTTTCGATCGGATTCCACGCCTGCGATCAGGACAATTATCTGGCGATCATTCGCGGCTATCTGGAACAGATGGGCCTGCCTTGGGAGGAAAGCGAAGCGCTCGAATGGGCGAAGCGGCGGGGTGCCCGCTCCGGCCGCACCGCGTGGCAATTCGTCACCGAAATCGCGGGCCGCGCGGGCCATACACTCTAG
- a CDS encoding sorbosone dehydrogenase family protein, whose translation MSPKRKILIALVVLIVALLAFAAWVWRGDVATLSVDEVSGVKPVLKEDADTQTIPTVRVAKPIGWAEGQAPKAAEGLRVIRFAEKLDHPRTMLTLPNGDVLVAETAAPPSANQGGFVGWVAGILMGRAGATVESADTIMLLRDGDGDGVAEARFPLRKDLSSPSGMAWHDGRLYVANHDALLAFDYKLGETTLAGTPTKLMDLPGGGNHWMRNIVVSPDGKAIYIAVGSSSNVGENGLEAEEGRAMIWEYDLAAKRQRMFASGLRNPNGLAWSPWTGELWTTVNERDMIGSDLVPDYLTNVPIGAQYGWPWVYWRNKVDRRAPEPSPEFLTEYARKPEYALGPHVAALGLVFSQEGDRMGEKFANGAFIARHGSWNRNPPSGYDVVFVSFDARGNPQGKPVPVLTGFLTDGGKTHGRPTWVAWDKTGALLVSDDTAGVIWRVWNPDAKPAAKIAPHKVKSLPPQRELIGNPAAAFKQDYIREQ comes from the coding sequence ATGAGTCCTAAGCGCAAGATCCTTATCGCCCTCGTTGTCCTGATCGTGGCCCTGTTGGCCTTTGCCGCGTGGGTCTGGCGCGGCGATGTCGCCACCTTGTCGGTGGATGAGGTCAGCGGTGTGAAGCCGGTGCTGAAGGAGGATGCGGACACGCAGACCATTCCCACCGTGCGGGTGGCCAAACCTATCGGCTGGGCCGAAGGGCAGGCGCCGAAAGCGGCGGAGGGGCTGCGCGTCATACGGTTCGCCGAAAAGCTCGATCATCCGCGCACGATGCTGACTTTGCCCAATGGCGATGTGCTGGTCGCGGAAACGGCCGCGCCACCCAGCGCAAACCAGGGCGGCTTCGTCGGCTGGGTGGCCGGAATCCTGATGGGACGCGCCGGGGCAACGGTCGAATCGGCCGACACCATCATGCTGCTGCGCGATGGCGATGGCGATGGCGTTGCCGAAGCGCGCTTCCCCTTGCGGAAGGACCTGTCATCCCCGTCCGGCATGGCCTGGCATGATGGGCGGCTCTATGTCGCCAATCATGATGCGCTGCTGGCGTTCGATTACAAACTGGGCGAGACCACGCTGGCCGGCACGCCGACAAAGCTGATGGACCTGCCCGGTGGCGGCAATCACTGGATGCGCAACATCGTCGTCAGCCCGGATGGCAAGGCGATTTATATTGCGGTCGGATCGTCCTCGAACGTGGGCGAAAACGGGCTGGAGGCCGAAGAAGGCCGCGCGATGATCTGGGAATACGATCTGGCTGCCAAGCGCCAGCGGATGTTCGCCAGCGGCTTGCGCAACCCCAATGGCCTCGCCTGGAGCCCATGGACGGGCGAGCTGTGGACCACGGTCAACGAACGCGACATGATCGGTTCGGATCTCGTGCCGGATTATCTGACCAATGTGCCGATCGGGGCGCAATACGGCTGGCCCTGGGTCTATTGGCGCAACAAGGTGGATCGCCGGGCGCCGGAGCCTTCACCCGAATTCCTCACCGAGTATGCGCGCAAGCCGGAATATGCGCTGGGGCCGCACGTGGCGGCGCTGGGGCTGGTGTTCTCGCAGGAAGGCGACCGCATGGGCGAAAAGTTCGCCAACGGTGCGTTCATCGCCCGCCACGGTTCTTGGAACCGCAATCCGCCCTCAGGCTATGACGTGGTGTTCGTATCCTTCGACGCGCGTGGCAATCCTCAGGGCAAGCCGGTTCCGGTGTTGACCGGCTTCCTGACGGACGGTGGCAAGACTCACGGCCGCCCGACCTGGGTCGCCTGGGACAAGACCGGCGCGCTGCTGGTGAGCGATGACACGGCGGGGGTAATCTGGCGCGTGTGGAACCCGGACGCGAAGCCGGCGGCGAAGATCGCGCCGCACAAGGTCAAATCGCTGCCGCCCCAGCGCGAGTTGATCGGCAATCCCGCCGCTGCGTTCAAGCAGGACTATATCCGCGAGCAATAA